The following are encoded in a window of Oreochromis aureus strain Israel breed Guangdong linkage group 10, ZZ_aureus, whole genome shotgun sequence genomic DNA:
- the LOC116329742 gene encoding macrophage colony-stimulating factor 1 receptor 2-like, whose protein sequence is MWLHCLLLLIALSRSAGEPDPPSIRLNSDFLPSKSDRVLTAGTDFSLSCHGNGSVHWTSTAFPLVYRGNLPDPVEVKRATRRHTGTYTCRYTNESLAHLNSWIHLYVTDPADPSKVFETPQGNPSLKEGEDFLFKCLLTDPLVTNLTLQSEDGRNLPTAMNVTFDSRRGALIRDLKTLFNGRYVCSGWKDGRQFRSRPVNLLVFPVLHHPPSLSVSQDEFVRLVGERFEVTCLCSNPTHFYNVTWRDPRKQKLEATQSRYYSNGRLYINSTLSISEVTQTDSGQYMCTAVNEAGVATATIQLKVLDHPYLRIYLQTSEHVQVRGHLSAADELQVNVTGGSLEPVTNVSAYRASSAKINGSSRVEVYEGRDVALTFLLNAYPPITCQLWTTPTHLINNDSTVYQESYAANSYSSEATLLLHRVRPEDRGKYLFHFSNSFFSGSHTIDLKIYRFPATDVTLEDNTLMCNSSGYPLPTILWFTCPGIQASCAHIATNEVSQASVTSQDGEEVRSHFLLSADDDVTVECVASNLMGESLRVFHHRIPTIFTPPLIVVLSATAVLFLLLLVVFYKCRQKPKYEIRWKIIESTDGNNYTFVDPTQLPYNQKWEFPRDKLRLGPILGSGAFGKVVEATAYGLETDNKITRVAVKMLKPSADSEEREALMSELKILSHLGYHDNIVNLLGACTRGGPMLMITEYCSHGDLLNFLRGHAQDIMASMVTVDEVHEEVFYKNMAAQHARLRSDSGISCCSEYQEMQPILNPGQTYQGVQTDGLSVSDLMSFSYQVSQGLDFLSTRNCIHRDVAARNVLLTDRHVAKICDFGLARDIRNDDSYIVQGNARLPVKWMAPESIFQCIYTVQSDVWSYGVLLWEIFSLGKSPYPNIAVDTNFYKMIKDGGHMEQPDFAPAEMYQLMKLCWSLEPTHRPTFKTIGQLISRLLPSTNDTSSRYSDQPTYRNIDECREEEEEEEERMKREDEEPEQDDDEGKESKMTNIYQLS, encoded by the exons AACCTGATCCACCATCGATCCGTCTAAATTCTGACTTCCTACCAAGTAAATCTGATCGAGTTCTTACTGCCGGCACCGACTTCAGCCTCAGTTGCCATGGTAACGGGTCAGTTCACTGGACCAGCACCGCATTTCCACTGGTGTATCGGGGCAATCTACCAGACCCTGTGGAGGTCAAACGTGCTACACGCAGGCACACTGGAACATACACCTGCAGATACACCAACGAGAGCCTGGCGCACCTGAACAGCTGGATCCACCTGTATGTCACAG ACCCAGCAGATCCCTCCAAAGTGTTTGAAACCCCTCAGGGCAACCCCAGTCTCAAGGAGGGTGAGGACTTCCTGTTCAAGTGTCTACTGACTGACCCCTTGGTCACAAATCTCACCCTTCAATCAGAGGATGGGAGGAACCTGCCAACCGCCATGAACGTGACCTTTGATTCTCGAAGAGGAGCCCTAATCCGAGACCTGAAGACTTTGTTCAATGGACGCTACGTGTGTTCAGGCTGGAAGGATGGCAGACAGTTCAGATCCAGGCCCGTGAACCTACTGGTGTTCCCTG TGTTGCACCACCCCCCCTCCCTGTCTGTTAGTCAGGATGAATTTGTCCGTCTGGTAGGAGAGCGTTTTGAGGTTACTTGTCTCTGCAGTAACCCCACCCACTTCTATAATGTTACCTGGAGAGACCCAAGGAAGCAG aAACTGGAAGCCACTCAAAGTCGTTACTATAGTAACGGGCGGCTGTACATCAACAGCACTCTGAGCATATCTGAGGTCACCCAAACGGACAGTGGACAGTACATGTGTACGGCAGTTAACGAGGCCGGGGTTGCCACAGCAACCATCCAGCTCAAGGTGCTAG ACCACCCTTACCTGAGGATCTACCTGCAGACGAGTGAGCACGTACAGGTCAGAGGACACCTGTCTGCAGCAGATGAACTACAGGTTAACGTTACCGGTGGCTCACTGGAACCCGTCACTAATGTTAGTGCTTACAGAGCTAGCAGCGCTAAAATTAACGGCAGCAGCAGGGTGGAGGTTTATGAAGGTCGTGACGTggccctcaccttcctgctgaaCGCCTATCCTCCAATCACATGCCAGCTCTGGACCACACCCACACACCTCATCAACAATGACAGTACGGTGTACCAGGAGAGCTATGCTGCTAACAGCTACAG CTCAGAGGCCACCCTGCTGCTGCACCGCGTGCGTCCAGAGGATCGGGGGAAATACTTGTTTCATTTCTCTAACTCCTTTTTCAGCGGCTCACACACCATCGACCTCAAGATCTACC GTTTTCCAGCTACTGATGTCACTTTGGAGGACAATACTCTGATGTGCAACAGCTCAGGATATCCACTACCCACAATTCTGTGGTTCACCTGTCCTGGCATCCAGGCCTC GTGTGCACACATTGCTACCAATGAGGTTTCTCAGGCCAGTGTGACCTCACAGGATGGTGAGGAGGTGAGGTCCCACTTCCTCCTATCAGctgatgatgatgtcactgtggaGTGTGTTGCCTCCAACCTCATGGGAGAGTCGCTACGGGTCTTCCATCATC GGATTCCAACCATCTTCACTCCACCTCTGATTGTAGTTCTGAGTGCCACCGCTGTCCTCTTCTTGCTCCTATTGGTCGTCTTCTACAAGTGCAGACAG AAACCCAAGTATGAGATCCGCTGGAAGATCATCGAAAGCACTGATGGAAACAACTACACCTTTGTTGACCCCACCCAGCTGCCATACAACCAGAAGTGGGAGTTTCCCCGAGACAAACTGCGCCTCG GTCCCATCCTGGGCTCTGGGGCTTTCGGGAAGGTTGTTGAGGCCACAGCGTACGGTTTGGAAACTGACAACAAGATCACCAGAGTTGCTGTCAAGATGCTTAAAC CAAGCGCTGACTCGGAGGAACGGGAGGCTTTGATGTCTGAGCTTAAGATTCTCAGCCATCTCGGCTACCATGACAACATCGTTAACTTGCTGGGAGCCTGTACTCGTGGAG GCCCTATGCTGATGATCACAGAGTACTGTAGCCATGGTGACCTGCTCAACTTTCTGCGGGGTCATGCTCAGGACATCATGGCGTCCATGGTGACTGTGGATGAAGTACACGAAGAGGTTTTCTATAAGAACATGGCGGCACAGCACGCCAGGCTCCGCAG TGACAGCGGGATCTCATGCTGCTCGGAGTATCAGGAGATGCAGCCAATTCTGAATCCCGGGCAAACATACCAGG GTGTGCAGACAGATGGTCTTTCAGTCAGTGACCTCATGAGTTTTTCCTACCAGGTGTCCCAGGGTCTGGACTTCCTGTCCACCAGGAAT TGTATCCACAGAGACGTAGCAGCGAGGAATGTCCTGCTGACTGATCGTCATGTTGCAAAGATCTGCGACTTCGGTTTGGCCCGAGACATTCGCAATGATGACAGTTACATCGTTCAAGGAAAT gccCGCCTCCCGGTGAAGTGGATGGCTCCAGAGAGCATCTTTCAGTGCATCTACACGGTGCAGAGCGACGTCTGGTCCTATGGAGTCTTACTCTGGGAGATCTTCTCTCTgg GAAAGAGCCCATACCCAAACATTGCCGTGGACACCAACTTCTACAAGATGATCAAAGATGGCGGCCACATGGAGCAGCCTGACTTCGCCCCAGCTGAGAT GTATCAGCTGATGAAGCTCTGCTGGAGCCTTGAGCCCACACACAGACCTACCTTCAAAACCATTGGTCAGCTCATCAGCAGACTCCTCCCCTCTACCAATGATACGTCATCACGTTACAGCGACCAG CCGACTTATAGGAACATCGACGAgtgcagagaagaagaagaagaagaagaagaaagaatgaAGAGAGAGGATGAGGAGCCAG AGCAGGACGACGACGAGGGGAAGGAGTCGAAGATGACGAACATCTACCAGCTTTCCTGA